In Citrus sinensis cultivar Valencia sweet orange chromosome 3, DVS_A1.0, whole genome shotgun sequence, the sequence CTAAGGTTGCGTCCACCTGCTTCTAGTCTGGTCTGAAGGTGGTGAACAAGTTAGCAAAGTAGCCACAAAATTCTCGTTCCACGTCCTCCCCTTTCTGCATCCAGTTACCTTGGATGTCCTATATAccccatattttatttttccttcttcgGGACGAGGCTTTGGCGTGGAAATACTTAGAGTTTTTATCACCCTCCTTCAGCCAATCTGCCCGAGACCTCTACTTCcaataaatttcttcatcaagcaATATGCGCTGGATTTGACTTTTAACTCTCTTAATTTCCTTCCCATTGCTATATTGCACGCCCTTGTATCTCATCTCCTTCAGTTTGGCTGTCAACTTCTCTAACTTTTGttgttttcctttaaattcCTCATTACTCCAGTTTTTAAGTTGAGCCATCGAAGAATTTGTCGTTTGTTTAAAGAGCCAAACCGGGTCAGCACCTCTCCAATTTCCATGCCTCCTCCATTCCTTATCAATAATGTCTTTACATGCCTCATAACTGCTCCATGCATCTTCATAATGGATTCTTGAGGTACTTCTTCGCGTATAGCTTAACCCATTGCCTTTTGCTTGCACCTCCATGATGATAGGACAATGGTCTGAGGTCCACGTCTCTAGATTAACAACAACACAATCCACATACTTTTCTCTCCATTCCTTATTACACAAGAACCGATCCAACCTCTCCTCCACAAAATGCTGACCAAATCTACCATTACTCCACGTGAAATGGTAGCCTTTACAACCCAGATCAATCAAATTGCATTCACATAAAGCTTCTCTAAACTCACTGATCATGTTAACATTTCTAGCATTGCCTCATAGTTTTTCATTCGGGTGCAAAATCTCATTGAAATCAGCAAAGCATAACCAGGGAATATCAGACAAACCTACTAAGTTTTTTAGCAATGTCCAAGTGTGTTGTTTCTGAGCCATCTCAGGGTGTACATATATGCCAGTGCATCCCATCTAACTACCATCCTCTCTCTGCACCCAAGCATCAACATGATGGTTG encodes:
- the LOC127900640 gene encoding uncharacterized protein LOC127900640 — encoded protein: MISEFREALCECNLIDLGCKGYHFTWSNGRFGQHFVEERLDRFLCNKEWREKYVDCVVVNLETWTSDHCPIIMEVQAKGNGLSYTRRSTSRIHYEDAWSSYEACKDIIDKEWRRHGNWRGADPVWLFKQTTNSSMAQLKNWSNEEFKGKQQKLEKLTAKLKEMRYKGVQYSNGKEIKRVKSQIQRILLDEEIYWK